The DNA sequence CAGATTACTAGAGATAAGCATTGTTGGCAAAGTACAGCCCACTTCTAGAGATTTCTTTCCAGAATATTGCCTCTGGTTTCTTTTGTACCGGCTGCCTTTGTCTTTGAGTGTCCGGGATAGTGGTGTCGGATGTCTGCGTCTATGAGATGGCATAATGGCTAATGATTAAGCTGTGGTATTTAATCACCCTAATTAAGCTGCATTTAGTGATGCATCTGCCTTTTTTTCTTGTCATAATCTGCTGTATATAACGATTAATGTGTTGGATATGTTCCATGTGGTTTTAGTGGCTATatctgaatatttacatttccaatgcctttgcttttgatatttctatGAATTGTATTGCTATCTATTTCCTAATGTTGTAAACAATGTTGAAGTGAAtgcagataaatatagtatgtctgtCATAACGTTAGGGAATTtctacagaaatgaaagtagaatgtaaatataagaaatagactacagttttgaaaatacatgagggtatgaatcGCAACGTTTCACacaggcatacttttcatgaagcgtgAGACGTTTTTGAAATTACTGTACCATACATGTAGGCAAAACAACTACaagtattcaaaataaaaactgaGGAAGCCTGaatatatttgaattctttatatcaTAATTGAAAAGATTATTTCATGATTATGGTTTGAGTAATGTTGTCCTTTAAAGTATTAGATACACATAGTTGAAAATGATTGATAAGAGAAAGAAACTGCGTAATTCCGGGTGAAATGTGAAGTCCACCACCCCTCGAAGAGACCTTTATCAGAACGTGTTATCTGTTACAGTGAGGTTAAGGAGATGCAGAGTAAAGCAGCTTTTTGATATCAATGTCAGAATGATGGACAGGGGATTTAAGTTATAATCTTCCTATAATTGAGACTCGTAAACTCTTAATGAAGGAGAAACCATtcctaaaacaaaaacaaaataatttagtCTGAAATTTTCTGTTCTATCATTCGTATACACACATATCAAGTAACTACAAGGGAGGCCAACCACCGATCGCAATACCCCCACCTCATCTgtatattcagaacaggaaatgcATATCATAGCCCTTAggatagtgatactttttcactagtactcaggtgaccgttaaggcctgtgggcctcttgttatataactaatacatgtatgtaatttaaAACATCGAAAACAGCTACTAGAACATGTAGAACTTACTAAACGATATTTGGTCGAGTATCTTTGAATCGGGTTCGATATTACTATTGCTCTAATTCATGACATGGTGTCCACACTTTCTTCGTGATTATAGTGCACGATAGTTGAAAGTGGGTAGAAACGCGAGTTTTATTGagtgaccaaaaataataatcagtcgtatcaattttgaatttcacaatttattttTGGGCCGATGTTGGAGAAACCAAATGCCGTCTCACAAGTTTCATACTCtttgtacactgattttgactacggattactccgtttacctgatcaagatatagggctcacggcgggtgtgaccggttaacaggggatgtttactccacctaggcaccactggtatgtccaggggtccatgttcgccatactcttaattttgtattctttattcaATATAGTGTTGTACTCGCTATTCCCCAAGGTTCCACAATGCACTATTGTTTATATGGAATAAATGTCCAGTTTTTTATGATGGAGATAGAAAAACAACAGAATAATTTGTATAATCGAACATTTTAGATGCAAGTTTTTATGATTGGTTGAAAGGTCACTTGCGTGTCAGAGTTTTTCTCGAGGATTACAAACAACGAAACATCATGTTTATTGCTggcaaaacatgtaaatatcatttgTAATAAAAACTAACAGGAATGACGTTTACAcgtgttttatttgtaaatgaaaGTACTGACTTTTCAACTTGCAATAAAAAACTGTATTCAATCTGAGAAACAAGTTAAATAACAAAATAAGCGGAATAACTGCCGGGTTTGGTGGCATTGTATTATGAGAACATAAAAGCAATATGGagtgatatttatttcttgaatataaGTGTGATGTAAGATTAATATTTTTGCTTTCCATTATAGGATGAGAAAAACCAATTCCTAACGACAAACATATGGCTGGATCAGGTAATAAGAGCACttgtaacaaatacatgtacatcttgtAACTAGGCATTGACAACAGCGAGAGTAGGGTTCCGTGATTTAGATATAAGCGTGACGACTTGCGGTTTATTAGCTAACGATCAGCTGATCAAGGTGAATTTTCTGTGGTTGAAACAGGTGGTGTTCATGCCCATTCCAGTGTCAATATATGGGGGAAGGGGGATCTTCCTGTGATGAAACGAATTCGATTATCCGAACACCTTAGTGTAAAAATATACGCCAGAACTCATTTAATTTGTAGTTTGCATTGTGATAGCTTTTATTCTGATGATATCGACGATCGGTTGAAAACCtaggaaataattattattatttgcacTAAAATGgattatatatgataaaaagtGTGGTAACTGTAAGATATTCACTGTAAAGTTTGGTAACTGTAAGATATTCACTGTAAAGTGTGGTAACTGTAAGATATTCACTGTAAAGTTTGGTAACTGTAAGATATTCACTGTAGATACGTGCATATGGTTTCGAAGCATTAATTTGAAAAGGGTTTGAACTTGGATGTTCATAAAAAGAATGTCCGGAATTCTCTCTGGGGTCACGGGGTCAACAGGTGCGACCTCTGTTAGtacaaatacatacatatatgtatttagtttCTTAGGAAATACTTGAGAATGATTCATTTTCCTCTTTTATCAAAACATCAGAACACGACCATGGTTGAGAGTATTTGTGTTTAATAAATACACGTTGTGTTCTTTGGCTCTGTCCAGCAAAAACAGAAATTCATAGCTAAcataatacttatttgtataTTAGGGTCTCGTCCCGCTTATTatcatagctgcagaactgtgtAACTCTCGGAGGCTTGgagggttggggggggggggggggggggaggggggcagaccagagagctacagatccatccGTTGGAAAAGCCTTCGATGTACGGCGCATTTTTTTCCGTGAACATTCAGGTCTTATATCTTCGTATTTTTACATCGCCGCCTCGGAAATTTCAATTGGAAAAGTTCCTAACACATTCCTTGCTCTTCAAAACATACGTTAAAACATTCAAAGCTCCACTTAAATTGAGAACTCACAGCTTCAATAAATACCTGTTtatgtagccatgttaggttcCCTGTTGATTTCCAAATCCCTGTGTTTCAGTCCCCTTGCTCTACATGTATACGAACGCCGTAGTTATTTTCCCCCTCAATCATTTCTctcatttgaatgaaatattttggatgaaataaGCACAGATCAGTAACAATGAGGTTGAATATCAGACAAAGTTGTTCGTAAGATaccaaaattaattttgaacactcaaaaattatttttatgctTAGAgggatcattttttaaaaatataaattatgtCAATGATTTGTGTTTAAAATAATATGAAGACCGATATCTATAGTATTGGAAACATGAATTATACAATAATCGacggggttcgaattgactggcaaCCTAACATGGCAAACTTTGATGAAGCTGCAAGTTTTCAGTTCGAATTGGGCTTGAacgtacaatgtacatgtatatttcgaCACAGGTATAGCAGAGGACTATGATAGAAATTCCTTTATATAGAAATTTTTGTGGCATTGATGTGAAGATGTGgtgatatgaaacctaaatcaTGCACAGAAAAAAGTTGCGCTGTAAATCAAGGGCTTTTAGAACGagtggaactgtagctctctggttcTCGGAGAGCTAATATTGACACTATTGACGATGAAGATATTTCAAGGAATACAAAAGTCTGATTAATTAATGGCTCTATACAaggtactatttttttttttactgttacgGCACGTGAGCATGTCCatcttaaaattttacattcgGATTTATTCTTTGATAGATATCTTAataagtatttgaaatatgctaattctattaaaatatttatacattatCAATATCAAGAGAAGATGGTCCGATCATGATCAACAACAAACTCATTCACATAAGATGAACAATTTTATAGATAAATGAATACCACATAAAGACTGACTGACGGTCAGACAGAGAAGACACGTGGTCCCATCCGGTTCCCACGATAGAACAATAATTAATAAATGGAAACCTACTGCCATTACAGATGGTAAttcaaaagagatataaaaagaaagaaagatatGTTTATAGAAAAGTAACTTTCTGGATGTAATTGATTCGATCTTGAAATACTTTTCTTGGAGGCTGGAAACATGTAATCACTGAAAGATTCCATTCAGCTTACTGTAAGATGATATACCTTCTTTACATTACGATATCCTATTCATACCAATTGAATCACCATGTGCACGATTCAGTGAAATATGTGTACCCTACGGTAGACTGCGATTCGTGAGTAGCGTTTGTGTATGTGTCAACAGTGACAGCCTTGTCACGATATTCTGTCTCAGGAGATTGTGTCTATTCTGACGCTCTAGCTTTATATACGTTTTTGTATAAACTCTACTATTTTATGTTAATGGCAACTATGCacgaaaaatataaacaaagaGAAAAAAGCATTTGAAATTCCAAATTATATCTCTGTTCTTCAAATGCCATTTACTGATTTATTCCTACGCCTTTTGAGTATACATTAACAGCAGCTTTCTAACATTTAAACCACGTCATATTTACTAGTAATTTATTGCACTTCTTGAACTGTACTTATAAATTGTGTCCTAAATTGTCAAAATAACCCATATTTAGAGCTGGATGGACGAAAAACTGATCTGGAATCCGGAAGATTACAACAACCTGACTGTTCTCCGCATTCCATGTACCAACATCTGGTTACCAGACATCGTCCTGTACAACAGGTGAGTAAACCAGCATTAATACACGATACACTACAGCTACAACACGTGAGTTATCGTTACACAGCTACAACACGTGATTCATCGATACACAGCTACTACACGTGAGTCATCGATACACAGCTACTACACGTGAGTTATCGCTACACAGCTACAACACGTAAGTTATCGCTACACAGCTACAACACGTGAGTCATCGATACACAGCTACAACACGTGATTTATCGCTACACAGCTACAACACGTGATTTATCGCTACACAGCTACAACACGTGAGTCATCGATACACAGCTACAACACGTGAGACATCGATACAGAGCTACAACACGTGTGTCATCAGCTTTAATACACAGCTATAACACGTGAGTCATCAGCTTTAATACACAGCTACAACACGTGAGTCATCAGCTTTAATACACAGCTACAACACGTGAGTCATCAGCTTTAATACACAGCTACAACACGTGAGTCATCACCTTTAATACACAGCTACAACACGTGAGTCATCAGCTTTAATACACAGCTATAACACGTGTGTCATCAGCTTTAATACACAGCTATAACACGTGAGTCATCAGCTTTAATACACAGCTACAACACATGAGTCATCAACTTTAATACACAGCTACAACACATGAGTCATCAGCTTTAATACACAGCTATAACACATGTGTCATCAGCTTTAATACACAGCTACAACACGTGAATCATCAGCTTTAATACACAGCTACAACACATGAGTCATCAGCTTTAATACACAGCTACAACACGTGAGTCATCAGCTTTAATACACAGCTACAACACGTGAGTCATCAGCTTTAATACACGATACACAGCTACAACACGTGAATCATCAGCTTTAATACACAGCTACAACACGTGAGTCATCAGCTTTAATACACGATACACAGCTACAACACGTGAATCATCAGCTTTAATACACAGCTATAACACGTGTGTCATCAGATTTAATACACAGCTATAACACGTGAGTCATCAGCTTTAATACTCAGCTACAACACATGTGTCATCAGCTTTAATACACAGCTACAGCACATGAGTTATCAGCTTTAATACACAGCTACAACACATGAGTCATCAGCTTTAATACACAGCTACAACACGTGAATCATCAGCTTTAATACACAGCTACAACACATGTGTCATCAGCTTTAATACTCAGCTACAACACGTGTGTCATCAGCTTTAATACACAGCTACAACACGTGAGTCATCAGCTTTAATACACGATACACAGCTACAACACGTGAATCATCAGCTTTAATACACAGCTACAACACGTGAGTCATCAGCTTTAATACACAATACACAGCTACAACACATGACTCATCAGCTTTAATACTCAGCTACAACACGTGAGTCATGAGCTTTAATACACAGCTACAACACATGAGTCATCAGCTTTAATACACAGCTACAACACATGAGTCATCAGCTTTAATACACAGCTACAACACGTGAGTCATCAGCTTTAATACACGATACACAGCTACAACACGTGAATCATCAGCTTTAATACACAGCTACAACACGTGAGTCATCAGCTTTAATACACGATACACAGCTACAACACATGAGTCATCAGCTTTAATACTCAGCTACAACACGTGAGTCATCAGCTTTAATACACAGCTACAACATATGAGTCATCAGCTTTAATACACAGCTACAACACATGAGTCATCAGCTTTAATACACAGCTACAACACGTGAGTCATAAGCTTTAATACTCAGCTACAACACGTGAGTCATCAGCTTTAATACACAGCTACAACACATGAGTCATCAGCTTTAATACACAGCTACAACACATGAGTCATCAGCTTTAATACACAGCTACAACACATGAGTCATCAGCTTTAATACACAGCTATAACACGTGAGTCATCAGCTTTAATACACGATACACAGCTACAACACATGAGTCATCAGCTTTAATACACAGCTACAACACGTGAGTCATGAGCTTTAATACACAGCTACAACACGTGAGTCATCAGCTTTAATACACGATACACAGCTACAATACGTGAATCATCAGCTTTAATACACAGCTACAACACGTGAGTCATCAGCTTTAATACACAGCTACAACACGTGAGTCATCAGCTTTAATACACAGCTACAACACGTGAGTCATCAGCTATAATACACCGCTACAACACATGAGTCATCAGCTTTAATACACAGCTACAACACATGAGTCATCAGCTTTAATACACCGCTACAACACGTGAGTCATCAGCTTTAATACACAGCTACAACACATGAGTCATCAGCTTTAATACACAGCTACAACACATGAGTCATCAGCTTTAATACACAGCTACAACACATGAGTCATCAGCTTTAATACACGATACACAGCTACAACACATGAGTCATCAGCTTTAATACACAGCTACAACACGTGAGTCATCAGCTTTAATACACAGCTACAACACGTGAGTCATCAGCTTTAATACACAGCTACAACACATGAGTCATCAGCTTTAATACACGATACACCGCTACAACACATGAGTCATCAGCTTTAATACACCGCTACAACACATGAGACATCAGCTTTAATACACAGCTACAACACGTGAGTCATCAGCTTTAATACACAGCTACAACACGTGAGTCATCAGCTTTAATACACGATACACCGCTACAACACATGAGTCATCAGCTTTAATACACCGCTACAACACATGAGACATCAGCTTTAATACACAGCTACAACACGTGAGTCATCACCTTTAATACACAGCTACAACACGTGAGTCATCAGCTTTAATACACAGCTACAATACGTGAGTCATCAGCTTTAATACACAGCTACAACACGTGAGTCATCAGCTTTAATACACGATACACAGCTACAATACGTGAGTCATCAGCTTTAATACACAGCTACAACACGTGAGTCATCAGCTTTAATACACAGCTACAACACGTGAGTCATCAGCTTTAATACATAGCTATAACACGTGAGTCATCACCTTTAATACACAGCTACAACACGTGAGTCATCAGCTTTAATACTCAGCTACAACACGTGTGTCATCAGCTTTAATACACAGCTACAACACATGAGTCATCAGCTTTAATACACAGCTACAACACGTGAGTCATCAGCTTTAATACACAGCTACAACACGTGAGTCATGAGCTTTAATACACAGCTACAACACGTGAGTCATCAGCTTTAATACACAGCTACAACACGTGAGTCATCAGCTTTAATACACAGCTACAACACGTGAGTCATCAGCTTTAATACACAGCTACAACACGTGAGTCATCAGCTTTAATACACAGCTATAACACGTAAGTCATCAGCTTTAATACACAGCTACAACACGTGAGTCATCAGCTTTAATACACAGCTATAACACGTGTGTCATCAGCTTTAATACACAGCTACAACACGTGAGTCATCAGCTTTAATACACAGCTACAACACATGAGTCATCAGCTTTAATACACAGCTACAACACATGAGTCATCAGCTTTAATACACAGCTACAACACGTGAGTCATCAGCTATAATACACGATACACAGCTACAATACGTGAGTCATCAGCTATAATACACGATACACAGCTACAACACGTGAGTCATCAGCTATAATACACGATACACAGCTACAATACGTGAGTCATCAGCTTTAATACACGATACACAGCTACAACACGTGAGTCATCAGCTTTGATTCAGTTTTGATAGATTACACACAGCTTTAGCACGTGAATAAAACGTAACTTTGATACATTTTAAAACTACAACACGTAAGCAATATTGCTATTGTACAGCGAACTTTGACTCACGTGAGTAACACAGCTCTTACACAAATTATATATCTGTGAGTCGTACAGCTTTGATACACTTTTCCCCGACAAAATTGAGCAACACAACTTAGCATATGCAGTTACGACACgtgattttcaaagtttttataAGCCGCACATATAGATACAACACATGATGTTTTAGACAAATGGATACTATGTTAGTTCAGTACCAGAAGAATAGTTTTGCTCTAAATTAGGTGTAGAAGGGGTTAGTTAGCTTCTATATCCCCTGGGGTCCTGGGATCTGAAAGGATTTTTTCCTTTTGTAATTAATGATTTAATGGACCATTCCTAATGCATGTTCATCAGCGGGGAGAAATTCGTGAATCAGATGATATAGATAATAACTATTATTTCATTACTTTGAAGTCAGTGTTATTTACTATGCATAACGTATGTTAAGTTACTATTACAAATCCATTGGATATCATTTAAAACGATCCTTTGCAATATTTCAGCGCCGAAGATTACACGGAGGGTTATATGGAGGCGCTGGCGATGGTTTCCTATGATGGCCAAGTCTTCTGGCCCCCTATCGTGAAGTTCCGTAGTACCTGTGAAGTTGATATTACCTATTATCCATTCGATGACCAGCTCTGCAAAATGAAATTCGGAAGCTGGGCCTACGATGGATCACAAGTTGATGTTTTTAACACAACAAAAGGAGTAGATCTGACAAACTTTGTTCGTAATGGTGAATGGGAACTGTTAGGTGTGAAGTCTATTCGCCATAACATCCGTTACCCATGCTGCTCGGAAATGTTCCCGGATGTGACGTTTTGGATTCACCTCAAGCGTCGCACGCTATATTACGCGTATAATGTCATCATTCCATGTGTGATGCTGTCCGTTTTGACAATGTTGGGGTTTTGGATCCGCCCTGAAAGCGGGGAGAAGGTGTCTCTGGGACTGACCGTTCTTCTGGCGTTTTCTGTCTTCATGCTACTGATTGCAGAGAACATGCCAGCTACCTCTAACTTTGTCCCATTGATAGGTACGAATGAATTCAAAGAATGGTATCATTTAATGATCAGAGACCAGTTTCACAACAGTTAAATGTTCAATCTAATGACTCTGCCTGTTATAGTTAACTAAACTTCCTGCAACTTGGTCCTGTTCTTTATCATATATCAGATTAAAGCTTTGAGATATATAACAGAGGGATATTCAGTGTAGAAACTGTCGACATAGGTTCATTTGAGGCCATTCTCTGAAGAGTAATTTGGAATGTAATTCGTACTCCAACGACAATATTATCAAGACAGTAATTACGCAGTACCTTCGATTCTGTGGCAGCCCAGATATCTTAGATCTCACATTCCAGTTAGGTTGTCTTATTTATTGAATACAGCTTTATCCGCTGTTATTGCAAACTAAGGACCAACAGACACGAGAGGCGTGCCAATCCATcttcattttttgaaattgcGGGGCAATTGTTTGATTGCTACAGAATTGTCAGGCTATTTCCTTACTTTCTGCATGCATTCCCTGTTCAGCAAATTAGTATAAATGAACTTAATACATCAATATCTGATTGTATACAGCTTCTCAAGACTTCCAATTACCCTTGGTAATCATTGATCAAagtcaatttttatttttcaaaaaaatatttagaaattgtgTTATTATACAAGACAACAGCCACAAAGCTGTTTGTATTGATTGATCGCTAAATGAATggacttcagtacatcaaatgCACTTTAGCATGATAGTTCAAAGGTTTGTTGATATcgtctttttttaaatagaaaattacttaaatatttgttttcttcatCAGGGATATATCTCACCACAGTAATGTCCTTGACATCTTTCTCCGTCATAATGGCTGTAGTGACGTCAAACATAAACGTTCGGGGATTCAAAGAAGTGGACCTTCCTAAATGGTTTCGAAAATTCATTATATTCTGTGCTAAGGTCAACGGCATGAAGCTGGCATACGTAACACACACAGAATGTGGAGCAAACGATGGTAGAGAACGCTTAAAAGAAAAGTACTATCAGATGCACACGACATTCTCGAATGACTCAGGATGTGCTTTAATTGACTACGAAAACAACAGCACGAAGCAAAGGTGCGAGATGCGCGGCCCCTCCACTGAACACGTGAGAGAAGTCGATCTCGGCAGTGACTCGTGGGTCACAAGGGAAATTCTCGCTCGTTTGCAAATGTTGGTAGATAAGGAGGAGGAGAAAGACAGATCTGACCTATTGTGTAAGCGATGGATGGAGGCGGCGGAGGTGATTGACAGGTGCTTGTTTTGGTTGTTTATTTCTGGGACTTTACTATCAACGATAATCCTGCTGGTGGTGATTCCTACTGTTCGACCATATAACAACCATGGCCAGTCAACGCCCATCTAATGTGTATAGTTAGTCTGTACCACGGCTAGTCAACGCCCATCTGATGTGTATAGTTAGTCTGTACCAGCGCTCAGCGAGTGAAGACAGCTACCTCTAAAAGTGTTCGATATGGTTCTTGAAATGTGACTTAAGCTAAAATGTCTTAAAAATttagggtgttttttttttcaagacgAACGGGTGCCATTCCCTGACGGACACAGTAAATATATTCCACTCATCATTTTCACCAAGAGATATCTATATCACATGTACTAGTACCTTATCAATATGACGCTATTGTTTCTGTACACAATGATTCAGCCAAAACGTTGTGGGTTTAACCTGTAGTAAACAAACACAGATTGTGAGTGTGTTTTGCTTTCCGTGTCCAAAATATGGAAGTGATTGCATTATTTGCAGCTGGTGCATGATATATAACTGTACAGCTGTGTATTACGATATATTGATGTACAATAAACATGGAAGTTTACACATTACAATCCCCATTGTTAatcttttaaatataaaatttttataCAGTATTATGATTGAAATAAAGTCGGAAAGAACTTGAATTTCTGTCATGACATACTGATATTGGTGGAGATGATTGTAATATTTAGTATACATCTATTTAATTTGTATCAGACCAGTAAACTAAAGTATTTTCTCAGAGGTTCTGGAAACAGCTCGGTGTTCTATTACCCGAGGCCAATGACCGAGGGGGATAGGACTGTAAGGACACGGGACTAATCCCGGAATCTTGAAGAATTAGTCTGGTCTATTACTTGGATGCATATTAGATGATTTAAATGAGtgattggtttttattttttaacgtCCCACGCTACAATTGTACTTTGTCcatttacattatatacatgtatatatatatatatatatatatatatatatatatatatatatatatatatatagtgttagactgttagtgtacatgtattctgtAAAACTCATCTACAGTTTGAGAGTATGAGACAGTAATCACATGGCTCCTCGGTTTTCATGTACAAATCAAGAAAGTTTTGAATTTATCAATAGATGAATATGTAAAGTTTACTGTACAAATTCAAAATCTCATTGCTATTTATAACGTATGTTTTTGTAGGggcaatattttattttgggtGGATTTGTAGAATACGAAAGGCTAGTGAGgtcaaattgaaaatattaaaagaaaataaaaagttaTTACCAGATGGaaagtcgttattacgagataaaaAGTCCTTATTACGAGTTAAAAAGTTCTATTAACGAGATGAAaaatcgttattacgactttaaaaagtcgttatttaaggaatgaagctaattttgacctacgttatacgatataatgtaactTGAAGCGGATTATAAGAAGCGTAAACTGTTGCATTATATAGTataacataggtcaaaattagcttcattccttataatttaatgtaaaaagacaaaactacactgtacaagtcttcatttatacaaaaaagtaaacaatCACTGAGAAATAGAAATCACTCGCACCGAGCAAGGATTCACTTATTCTCTTTagagccttcatcgacttctcttcgcaagcattcatgttttgattctggaaaacgtgtaaataccggagtcggtgacggtttgtGCTTCGTCCGAcctttcgactcagatgtgcttggatttacgcaatagacaagttgttttcaaacatttaatagtAATCACAaaattgtcacaaggaaatcaacacttacgtgcttttaatccattttcaacatgccccctgtcccgggtttaaatcacaactctgattacgtctGCCAtttcttaaagggaaaggcaaccctaaccacattgttgccgttatgaataaagtattacttactgatatcgt is a window from the Ostrea edulis chromosome 5, xbOstEdul1.1, whole genome shotgun sequence genome containing:
- the LOC125649725 gene encoding neuronal acetylcholine receptor subunit alpha-10-like isoform X2 translates to MTSRCILLCCVVYTALLGADADVICMNSSRSQLTDEQRLYKKLMYNYDRNTRPVYNASHPVNVNISISLTQIFDVDEKNQFLTTNIWLDQSWMDEKLIWNPEDYNNLTVLRIPCTNIWLPDIVLYNSAEDYTEGYMEALAMVSYDGQVFWPPIVKFRSTCEVDITYYPFDDQLCKMKFGSWAYDGSQVDVFNTTKGVDLTNFVRNGEWELLGVKSIRHNIRYPCCSEMFPDVTFWIHLKRRTLYYAYNVIIPCVMLSVLTMLGFWIRPESGEKVSLGLTVLLAFSVFMLLIAENMPATSNFVPLIGIYLTTVMSLTSFSVIMAVVTSNINVRGFKEVDLPKWFRKFIIFCAKVNGMKLAYVTHTECGANDGRERLKEKYYQMHTTFSNDSGCALIDYENNSTKQRCEMRGPSTEHVREVDLGSDSWVTREILARLQMLVDKEEEKDRSDLLCKRWMEAAEVIDRCLFWLFISGTLLSTIILLVVIPTVRPYNNHGQSTPI
- the LOC125649725 gene encoding neuronal acetylcholine receptor subunit alpha-10-like isoform X1 gives rise to the protein MNGAADELRRMTSRCILLCCVVYTALLGADADVICMNSSRSQLTDEQRLYKKLMYNYDRNTRPVYNASHPVNVNISISLTQIFDVDEKNQFLTTNIWLDQSWMDEKLIWNPEDYNNLTVLRIPCTNIWLPDIVLYNSAEDYTEGYMEALAMVSYDGQVFWPPIVKFRSTCEVDITYYPFDDQLCKMKFGSWAYDGSQVDVFNTTKGVDLTNFVRNGEWELLGVKSIRHNIRYPCCSEMFPDVTFWIHLKRRTLYYAYNVIIPCVMLSVLTMLGFWIRPESGEKVSLGLTVLLAFSVFMLLIAENMPATSNFVPLIGIYLTTVMSLTSFSVIMAVVTSNINVRGFKEVDLPKWFRKFIIFCAKVNGMKLAYVTHTECGANDGRERLKEKYYQMHTTFSNDSGCALIDYENNSTKQRCEMRGPSTEHVREVDLGSDSWVTREILARLQMLVDKEEEKDRSDLLCKRWMEAAEVIDRCLFWLFISGTLLSTIILLVVIPTVRPYNNHGQSTPI